A window of Rufibacter sp. LB8 contains these coding sequences:
- the guaA gene encoding glutamine-hydrolyzing GMP synthase, which produces MPEKILILDFGSQYTQLIARRVRELNVYCEIVPFNKIPELTPDTKGVILSGSPSSVREENYPNPGLTPFLGNLPVLGVCYGAQLMAQEGGGEVIASTIREYGRAKLNHVDQHNRLFKEITLDSQVWMSHGDTIKRIADNFEIIASTESVQVAAYKVKDQETYGIQFHPEVTHSTEGKTLLRNFVVHICECSQDWTPDQFIESTVAELKAQIGDDKVILGLSGGVDSSVAAMLIHQAIGKNLYCIFVDNGLLRKNEFEDVLHSYKDMGLNVKGVDAKDLFYSALAGLTDPEAKRKAIGKVFIDVFDQESHQVEDAKWLGQGTIYPDVIESVSVKGPSATIKSHHNVGGLPDYMKLKVVEPLKTLFKDEVRLVGKTLGIADTIIGRHPFPGPGLAIRILGDITPEKVAILQEVDHIFISSLKKTGLYDQVWQAGAMLLPIQSVGVMGDERTYERVVALRAVSSIDGMTADWCHLPYEFLADVSNEIINKVRGVNRVVYDISSKPPATIEWE; this is translated from the coding sequence ATGCCAGAAAAGATACTCATCCTAGATTTTGGGTCTCAATACACCCAGCTGATTGCCCGCCGCGTGCGCGAGTTGAACGTCTACTGTGAAATTGTCCCGTTCAACAAAATCCCGGAACTTACCCCAGACACCAAAGGCGTCATCTTGTCGGGGAGCCCTAGTTCTGTGCGGGAGGAAAATTACCCCAATCCAGGTTTGACTCCGTTTTTAGGCAACTTGCCGGTGCTGGGTGTGTGTTACGGCGCACAGCTTATGGCGCAGGAAGGCGGCGGCGAAGTGATTGCCTCTACCATTAGAGAATACGGCCGCGCCAAGCTCAACCACGTGGACCAACACAACCGCCTGTTCAAAGAAATCACCCTGGACTCGCAGGTTTGGATGAGCCACGGCGATACCATCAAGCGCATAGCCGATAATTTTGAGATCATCGCTAGCACAGAATCTGTGCAGGTGGCCGCTTATAAAGTAAAAGACCAGGAAACCTACGGCATTCAGTTTCACCCAGAAGTCACCCACTCCACCGAGGGCAAAACCTTGCTCCGGAACTTTGTGGTGCACATCTGTGAGTGTTCGCAAGATTGGACGCCGGACCAATTCATTGAAAGCACCGTAGCTGAACTCAAAGCCCAGATTGGCGATGACAAGGTAATCTTAGGCTTGTCAGGTGGCGTGGATTCCAGCGTGGCGGCCATGTTGATCCATCAGGCCATCGGCAAAAACTTGTATTGCATTTTTGTAGACAACGGCTTGCTGCGGAAGAATGAGTTTGAAGACGTGCTGCACTCTTACAAAGACATGGGCCTGAACGTGAAAGGCGTTGACGCGAAGGACTTGTTCTATTCGGCGCTAGCCGGGCTCACCGACCCAGAAGCCAAGCGTAAAGCCATTGGCAAGGTGTTCATTGACGTGTTTGACCAGGAATCACACCAGGTGGAAGACGCCAAATGGCTGGGCCAGGGCACAATTTACCCAGACGTGATTGAGTCGGTGTCCGTGAAAGGCCCGAGCGCGACCATAAAATCGCACCACAACGTGGGTGGTCTGCCAGATTACATGAAACTGAAAGTGGTGGAACCGCTCAAGACTTTGTTTAAAGACGAAGTTAGGTTAGTGGGCAAGACCCTGGGCATTGCTGATACTATCATCGGGCGGCATCCGTTCCCGGGTCCGGGCTTGGCCATCAGAATCTTAGGCGACATTACCCCGGAGAAAGTAGCCATTCTGCAGGAAGTAGATCACATCTTCATTTCTTCGTTGAAAAAAACGGGCTTGTATGACCAGGTGTGGCAGGCGGGCGCTATGCTGTTGCCTATCCAGAGCGTAGGCGTAATGGGCGATGAGCGCACCTATGAACGCGTGGTGGCCCTCAGAGCCGTGTCCAGTATTGACGGCATGACCGCCGATTGGTGCCACTTGCCGTATGAGTTCCTGGCCGATGTCTCCAACGAGATTATCAACAAGGTGCGCGGCGTGAACCGCGTAGTCTATGACATCAGCTCCAAACCACCCGCTACCATTGAGTGGGAATAA